One window from the genome of Nicotiana tomentosiformis chromosome 5, ASM39032v3, whole genome shotgun sequence encodes:
- the LOC104098826 gene encoding transmembrane 9 superfamily member 7-like: MWKAFGLTMMYSSLWSLQRLLWMIILLLFSCHFLHAFYLPGVAPRDFQTGDSLHVKVNKLSSTKTQLPYDYYFLGYCKPPKVSNSAENLGEVLRGDRIENSIYTFKMRETESCKVACRIKLDAVSAKNFKDKIDDDYRVNMILDNLPVAVPRRKLDGSGEKVYERGFQVGFKGRFAGRKEKSYFMNNHLNFKVMYHEDLETGTARVVGFEVIPLSFNHDYKKWDEQNTKLTTYKPGKPTLFRTNSVPQEIIADKELVFTYDVSFESSDIRWASRWDSYLHMNGDQIHWFSIINSLMIVLFLSGIVAMIILRTIYRDIANYNQLEQDEAQEETGWKFIHGDVFRPPENSSLLCVHVGTGIQVLGMSLVTMIFALLGFLSPSNRGGLMTAMVLLWVFMGLFAGYSSARLYKMFKGTDWKKMSLQTAFMFPAFLFAIFFVLNALIWGEKSSGAVPFGTMFVLVLLWFGISVPLVFLGSFLGYRKPAVEDPVKTNKIPRLIPLQPWYMNPLFTTLFGGILPYGAVFIELFFVLTSIWLYQFYYIFGFLFIVFTILIVTCAEITIVLAYFQLCSEDYRWWWRAYLTSGSSALYLFLYSIYYFCAKLEISKLVSGILYFGYMLIWAYAFFVLTGTIGFLACLWFVRKIYSAVKID, translated from the exons GGTGATTCTCTTCATGTTAAAGTAAACAAGCTTTCATCCACGAAGACACAGCTGCCATACGATTATTACTTCCTGGGCTATTGTAAACCTCCAAAAGTTTCCAACAGTGCAGAGAATTTGGGAGAAGTTCTTCGAGGTGACCGCATTGAGAATTCTATCTATACT TTCAAGATGAGAGAGACAGAGTCCTGCAAGGTGGCATGTAGAATCAAACTTGATGCAGTTTCTGCTAAGAATTTCAAAGACAAAATTGATGACGATTACCGAGTTAACAT GATTCTGGACAATCTTCCTGTGGCAGTTCCTCGGCGAAAGCTGGATGGAAGCGGAGAAAAAGTTTATGAACGTGGATTTCAAGTTGGATTTAAAGGGAGATTTGCTGGG AGGAAAGAGAAAAGTTATTTTATGAATAACCATTTGAATTTCAAGGTTATGTATCACGAGGATCTTGAGACGGGCACTGCTCGTGTTGTTGGTTTTGAGGTTATTCCCCTCAG TTTTAACCATGACTACAAAAAGTGGGATGAACAGAACACTAAACTTACGACATACAAACCTGGGAAGCCAACTTTATTCCGGACAAACTCTGTACCTCAAGAGATTATTGCAGACAAAGAACTAGTGTTTACATATGACGTTTCATTTGAG TCCAGTGATATCAGATGGGCGTCCCGTTGGGACTCATACCTCCATATGAATGGAGATCAGATCCATTGGTTTTCAATAATCAATTCTTTGATGATTGTGCTTTTCCTATCTGGAATAGTAGCTATGATCATTTTGAGAACTATATACAGAGACATTGCCAACTACAACCAGTTGGAACAAGATGAAGCACAAGAAGAGACTGGATGGAAGTTTATACATGGAGATGTCTTCAGGCCACCTGAAAATTCCAGTTTATTGTGTGTGCATGTTGGGACAGGAATCCAAGTTCTCGGAATGTCCCTTGTCACAATGATATTTGCTTTACTTGGATTTCTTTCGCCTTCTAATCGTGGTGGGCTAATGACCGCCATGGTTTTGCTATGGGTGTTCATGGGCTTATTTGCTGGTTACTCCTCAGCTCGATTGTACAAAATGTTCAAAGGAACAGACTGGAAAAAAATGTCATTGCAAACAGCCTTTATGTTCCCTGCTTTTCTTTTTGCCATCTTTTTCGTGCTGAATGCTCTAATATGGGGAGAGAAATCTTCTGGAGCTGTACCCTTTGGGACAATGTTCGTCCTTGTGCTTCTCTGGTTTGGCATTTCAGTACCATTAGTCTTCCTGGGAAGCTTCCTTGGTTATAGAAAACCTGCAGTTGAGGATCCTGTTAAAACAAATAAGATTCCTAGACTGATCCCTTTGCAGCCTTGGTACATGAATCCTCTATTCACTACACTTTTCGGAGGCATACTTCCGTATGGTGCAGTGTTTATAGAGCTCTTTTTTGTCTTGACATCCATATGGCTCTACCAGTTTTATTACATATTCGGATTTCTCTTCATTGTCTTTACCATTCTTATAGTCACTTGCGCGGAGATAACCATTGTACTAGCCTACTTTCAGTTATGCTCTGAGGACTATCGCTGGTGGTGGCGAGCCTATTTGACTTCCGGCTCTTCTGCGTTATACCTATTCTTGTATTCCATCTATTATTTCTGTGCCAAGTTGGAAATCTCAAAGCTGGTCTCAGGTATTCTCTACTTTGGTTATATGCTGATTTGGGCTTATGCATTTTTTGTACTCACCGGGACTATTGGCttcttggcatgcttgtggtttGTTCGGAAGATATATTCTGCTGTAAAGATTGATTGA